Sequence from the Fulvivirga ligni genome:
TTCTAAAGCTTCACCTTTTTCTACACTAGAAAGATAAGTGAAAGCAACATTAGCTCCTTGCTCAGCATATTTTAGAGCAATGGCTCTTCCTATACCTTTTGAAGCTCCGGTTACCAACGCGGTTTTGCCTTCTAATAATTTCATTTGTATACGTTTTATTATTCTATTTTAAATATCACCAGCAAAAATACAGATATGAATATTATTCCCGAGCTTTTTTGTTCTTCTTTAACAATGTTGGTGCTAATTGTAAGGCGGAAATAGTGATTATGACACAGCTAATACCACCCTAAAAGTCTCTCAGATTGCTATTAGGAATAAAAGTATTGGGAAGTACATAATATGTGAAAAGCAGCAATATTCCCGCATATCTAACAGTAACTTATCCTTTATTCATTTTTCTAAAATACAAAAAAATCATTTCAGAAAACAATTTGCCGCTCTAACTTGCTATTAACTAACATTATGGAAGCATTGAAAAAAATACTTCTGCTGGAAGATGATGAATTTACAAGAACCATCACTGAAGCGCAGTTAAAAAAATCAGGCTTTGAAGTAGAGAGCTTTGAAGATCTGGAGTCTGTGCTGGATATGAAAGCAGAAGTTTATGATCTGATTATCTCTGACAGAAATATTCATGGAATAGATGTGGAGGAGGCCATTCTTTCGTTTAGGCAAAGGGCTGATGTGCCTTTGGTTATCCTGAGCCAAAATGATAAGCAGGGAGATATGGCAGATCTCTATCTAAAAAAGCCACTCAATGCTGATAAAATAGAGCAACTTTCGAAGTTAATCTCCTCTGATGATGTGAATATTGATCGAGTAAAAGCATTTGCTATGGGCGATAAGCAGCTCATCAGATCTTATATAGACACCTTTACCAGTACCTTTAAAAGTGAGTTGAGTCTGCTAGAAAAAGAGGTGCTCACGGAAGATGCTATTGTACTCAAAAACAGAGCTCATAAAATGCTCTCATCGGTAGCTTATTATGGCAATAAGGAAATAAACAGCATCCTGGAAAAGCTGGAAACTGAAGCTTCACAGATGAGCTCTAAAGAAAGAGAACTGGCAGTAATACAGGTGAAAAATGCCTCTGTGAAACTTATAGAATCTTTGGAAAAGAAAGTATTAACTCTCTAAAGAGTATTTTCTTATCTTGTTGTAAAGGGTAGACCTATCAATGTTTAATATTCTGGCTGCCTTCGATTTATTGTATTTTACTTCTTCTAAAGTTCTGGCTATCAGCTGTTTTTCGTTTTCAGAAGCTATGCTTTTCAAATCTTTAGGCGAATCGTCTGACATCACCTGCTGTACGGGTTCTTCAAACATAACATCAGGCAGGTTTTCAGTGGTGAGCTGATCTTCAGTTTCCAAAAGCACAGACCTACGGATTACGTTTTTTAGCTCACGAAGATTTCCCGGCCAGCCATAATGGATAAACCTTTCTTCTGCCAGCTTGCTAAAACCTTCAACATTTCTCTCCAATTCTTCATTGGCTCTATTCAGAAAGTAGTTGGCGTATATCATGATGTCATCTTTCCTTTCCCTTAATGGAGGCAGGTTAATCATGAATTCATTGATTCGGTGGTATAAATCTTCTCTAAATTTATTCTCTCCAGCAGCTGTTTTAAGGTCTTCGTTAGTAGCCGTAATGAGCCTTACATCCACATCTACATCTGTATTGCCACCCAGTTTTCTTACTTTTCGTTCTTGCAGCACACGAAGAAGTTTTACTTGTACCTCATATGACAAATTGCCAATTTCATCTAGAAACAAGGTGCCTCCGTTGGCTAGCTTAAATTGCCCGTCTTTATCATTTACTGCTCCTGTAAAAGCTCCTTTTACATGACCAAATAGTTCACTGGCCGCCAGGTTTTCAGATAAGGCACCACAATCTATAGAAACAAAAGGTTTACCCTTTCTTTTGCTCTGCTGGTGGATTCTCTTGGCTATGTATTCTTTACCGGTACCGCTTTCTCCTAAAATTAAAACAGACATATCAGTGGCGGCTACCAAGTCAAGGTGGTTGAGTACTTGCTTAAAAGGCTCACTTTGACCTTCTACAAACTCAAATGATGACCTTTTAGCTTTTTTCTGAGGCGCTTGTACACGCTCCTCTTTGCTAGAAATGGCTTTTTTTATTACTGAAAGGAGCTCATCAGGGTTGATGGGCTTAGCTATATATTCAAAGGCACCTAATTTTATCGCCTGCACTGCCGTTTTTATGTGGGCATAGCTGGTCATAATAATTACATTGCACCTGTAATTCTTTTTCTTAATATCACCCAGTAGCTCAATGCCGTCATAATCAGGCATTTTAAGGTCAGAAATTACAATATCATAATCACTTTGGTTTAGTAATCTAAGCGCACTTAGTGCATCTGTGGCGTGCTGGCAATCAAAGCTATTTTTCTCCAGAAATCCCTTAAGCATAGTGGCAAAAGAGATATCATCCTCTACTATTAGTATCTTGGTCATTGGGTTTTAGCAATTGCGATATCTTGTTAACGCAAATTTGGTACAATAGTCCCACTAAAATTTAAAAAAATAAAGGCCCACCGGTTAAAGTGAGCCTTTAGTAGTTAAAAGTTGAGCTTAAAGCTACAAGCGTTGTTTAGTCTTCCACTACTTTACCATCTTTATCATATACTTCTATTTCTTTCTCTTGCTCAGCGTTTTGGAAGTGAATTTCATATTCAACTGAATTATCAGTAGTGGTCATTTCACCCTCACCTTCATAGGTAATTTTATAAGCCTTAGCGATACTCCATTTAGAGAAATCACCCTTTACAATGGCTTGTTTCACTGTGGCAGGAAGTTCAGAAGCACTGATCTCTGTCTTTTTAGGGTCTACTTTTACTACAAGGGCATCAGTAGTAGTTGTATTTGGTTCTATTGTATTTGCGTTGGTCGCAACAGTTGCTGAAAATAATAATGCTGCTGCTCCTATAATTATTCTATTGAATTTCATGGTTGGTTTCATTTAAATTTTTAATAACTCATTTACTCTTTCAATATGAGATAATGATGCCATGAAACGGATTAAAGTATAATCAATTGATTATCAGTGCATTTAAAGAATTTCAATTTATTTAGGAAGCTCATTTTTTGTTGGATAATCCAACAGTCTGTTGTGTAATTGCTAAATGATCAACACATTTTTGGCTGGGCATGAAACCACATCATTTAGTTAATTTTTTTCTAACCGCTTTTCGATTAAATTTGCAGTCCCGCAAACGGAATAAGAAATAGATAAAAAATACAGCTTATGTCAAAAAAATATGATCTTTTGGTTTTAGGTAGTGGCCCTGGAGGTTACGTAGCAGCTATTAGAGCGTCTCAGCTGGGGCTTAAAGTAGGTGTAATTGAAAAAGAAGCTCTTGGTGGTATTTGCCTTAACTGGGGATGTATCCCTACAAAAGCTCTTTTAAAAAGTGCCAATGTTTTTGAATATATATCGCATTCTGAAGATTACGGTATTACTGTAAAAGATGCTAAGGCTGATCTTTCTGCTATGGTGAAAAGAAGCCGTGGTGTAGCTGATGGTATGAGTAAGGGTATTCAATTTTTATTTAAAAAGAATAAGATTGATGCTATTATGGGATTTGGTAAGCTGGTAGCTGGTAAGAAGGTAGAAGTGAAAGGTGAAGACGGTAAAGTTGAAACTTACAGCGCAGACCATATTATAGTAGCTACAGGAGGTAGATCACGAGAGCTACCTGCAATGCCTATTGATAACGAAAAAATTATTGGTTATAGAAAAGCTTTAGTACTAGACAAACTGCCTAAGAAAATGGTAGTAGTAGGTTCTGGTGCTATCGGTGTAGAGTTTGCTTATTTCTATAATACTATTGGTGTAGAAGTAACTATTGTTGAGTACTTGCCAAACATAGTGCCTTTAGAAGATGAAGAGGTTTCTAAAACATTAGCTAGAAGCTTCAAGAAATCGGGCATTAAAATTATGACTGAGTCTGAAGTGACTAATGTAGACACTAAAGGAAAAGGTTGTAAAGTGATTGTTAAAACCAAGAAGGGTGAAGAGATTATTGATTGTGATGTAGTACTTTCTGCAGTAGGTATCTCTACTAACCTTGACGGAATTGGTTTAGAAGATGTAGGTGTAGCTACAGATAGAGGTAAGATCATTGTAGATGATTATTACAAAACAAACATACCTGGCGTTTATGCTATTGGTGATATCGTTCACGGACCAGCACTTGCTCACGTAGCATCTGCAGAAGGTATTATCTGTGTAGAGAAAATAGCAGGTCAGTCTCCTGAGCCATTAGATTATGGAAACATCCCAGGATGTACTTACTGTAGCCCAGAAGTAGCTTCTGTAGGATATACTGAAGCTTCTGCTAAAGAGGCCGGTTACGAAGTGAAAGTAGGTAAATTCCCATTCTCAGCTTCTGGTAAAGCTAGTGCTGCCGGTGCTAAAGATGGTTTCGTAAAAGTAATTTTCGATGCTAAGTATGGCGAATTCCTTGGTGCTCACATGATTGGTAGTAACGTTACAGAGATGATTGCCGAAGTAGTAGCAGCTCGTAAGCTAGAAACTACAGGCCATGAAATCATTAAAACTGTACACCCTCACCCAACTATGTCAGAGGCTGTTATGGAAGCTGCGGCAGCTGCTTATGATGAAGTGATCCACATATAATTCAATTATATATAGCATATTATAAACAAAAGCATCAATTTAGTGTTGATGCTTTTGTATTTTAAACGCAAATGTCTCCCACCCTACAAGGCCATATAGACCAGTCTGAGCTAGCCATGCTTCTGAAAAGAAAGGATGAAACGGCTATGGAATATTTGTACAATAATTATTCCCAGGCACTTTATGGTATCATCTTAAGGATCGTAACTGACGAGAAAGTAGCTGAAGAAGTAACTCAAGATGCCTTTATAAAGATATGGGATAAGATAGATGCGTATGATGCTACAAAAGGTCGATTGTTCACCTGGATGCTTAATCTGAGCAGAAATTTGGCAATCGATAAACTCCGCTCCAAAGAAATAAAGAGAGTACAAAAAACTGATGAGTTATCTAATAGCGTATATGATGTTGAGAGACAAAATCTCATCCATCAGGATATTGATGGCATAGGCGTTAAAAAGTTTTTAGATAAACTGAGAGATGAAGAAAGACTCATTGTAGAGCTTATTTATTTCAAGGGCTATACACAATCGGAGGTGTCCAAGGAAAAGGATATCCCATTAGGTACAGTAAAAACACGCCTCAGAATGGCTTTAATTAATTTAAGAAAGGAGTTAGGTGTAGGGTGAATATTCAGGAGTACATATCGTCAGGTATCTTAGAGGCTTACGTATTAGGTGAGCTTTCGCAAACAGAACAGCAAGAAGTTCTT
This genomic interval carries:
- a CDS encoding sigma-54-dependent transcriptional regulator → MTKILIVEDDISFATMLKGFLEKNSFDCQHATDALSALRLLNQSDYDIVISDLKMPDYDGIELLGDIKKKNYRCNVIIMTSYAHIKTAVQAIKLGAFEYIAKPINPDELLSVIKKAISSKEERVQAPQKKAKRSSFEFVEGQSEPFKQVLNHLDLVAATDMSVLILGESGTGKEYIAKRIHQQSKRKGKPFVSIDCGALSENLAASELFGHVKGAFTGAVNDKDGQFKLANGGTLFLDEIGNLSYEVQVKLLRVLQERKVRKLGGNTDVDVDVRLITATNEDLKTAAGENKFREDLYHRINEFMINLPPLRERKDDIMIYANYFLNRANEELERNVEGFSKLAEERFIHYGWPGNLRELKNVIRRSVLLETEDQLTTENLPDVMFEEPVQQVMSDDSPKDLKSIASENEKQLIARTLEEVKYNKSKAARILNIDRSTLYNKIRKYSLES
- the lpdA gene encoding dihydrolipoyl dehydrogenase; the encoded protein is MSKKYDLLVLGSGPGGYVAAIRASQLGLKVGVIEKEALGGICLNWGCIPTKALLKSANVFEYISHSEDYGITVKDAKADLSAMVKRSRGVADGMSKGIQFLFKKNKIDAIMGFGKLVAGKKVEVKGEDGKVETYSADHIIVATGGRSRELPAMPIDNEKIIGYRKALVLDKLPKKMVVVGSGAIGVEFAYFYNTIGVEVTIVEYLPNIVPLEDEEVSKTLARSFKKSGIKIMTESEVTNVDTKGKGCKVIVKTKKGEEIIDCDVVLSAVGISTNLDGIGLEDVGVATDRGKIIVDDYYKTNIPGVYAIGDIVHGPALAHVASAEGIICVEKIAGQSPEPLDYGNIPGCTYCSPEVASVGYTEASAKEAGYEVKVGKFPFSASGKASAAGAKDGFVKVIFDAKYGEFLGAHMIGSNVTEMIAEVVAARKLETTGHEIIKTVHPHPTMSEAVMEAAAAAYDEVIHI
- a CDS encoding response regulator, producing the protein MEALKKILLLEDDEFTRTITEAQLKKSGFEVESFEDLESVLDMKAEVYDLIISDRNIHGIDVEEAILSFRQRADVPLVILSQNDKQGDMADLYLKKPLNADKIEQLSKLISSDDVNIDRVKAFAMGDKQLIRSYIDTFTSTFKSELSLLEKEVLTEDAIVLKNRAHKMLSSVAYYGNKEINSILEKLETEASQMSSKERELAVIQVKNASVKLIESLEKKVLTL
- a CDS encoding RNA polymerase sigma factor; this encodes MSPTLQGHIDQSELAMLLKRKDETAMEYLYNNYSQALYGIILRIVTDEKVAEEVTQDAFIKIWDKIDAYDATKGRLFTWMLNLSRNLAIDKLRSKEIKRVQKTDELSNSVYDVERQNLIHQDIDGIGVKKFLDKLRDEERLIVELIYFKGYTQSEVSKEKDIPLGTVKTRLRMALINLRKELGVG